The Anabaena sp. PCC 7108 region ATTGTTTCTGGGGGAGATGGAACTTTATCCGCTGCTGCGGCGGCTGTAATTAATACAAGTATTCCCTTTGGCATTATTTCACGGGGAACAGCAAATGCTTTTGCCTCAGCTTTAAATATTCCTAATACAATCGTCGCAGCTTGTGAAACAATTTTACAAGGTAAAACCCGCACAGTAGATATAGCCTATTGTAATGATCAACCGATGGTTTTATTGGTAGGTATTGGCTTTGAAGCGGGAGCAGTCGAGAAAGCAGATAGGGAAGCTAAAAATCGGTTTGGGATGGTAGCTTATATTTTAGCAGGCATCCAAGAACTACAAAATTTACAGAAATTTGCCGTCGAAATTGAAACAGAAAATAAGATAATTAGAACTATTGCATCAGCAGTGACAGTTGCAAATGCTGCACCTCCCACATCAGTTTTAGCTCAGGGGCCAGCGGGGATTATTTTTGATGATGGATTGCTAGATTTAACAATTGTAGCTCCAGAGAGTAAAGCAGGTGCGATCGCTGCCACGTTCCATTTATTTCAAACAGCTTCCACAGGTATTGCAGCGGAACGGGATGATATTGGCTATCTGCGAAGTAAACAGTTTAAAATCACAACTGACCCACCACAAAAGATAGTTATAGATGGGGAAATAGTGGGTACAACTCCTGTGGAAATTAAATGTATACCAGGTGGATTAAAGATTTTTGTCCCATCAGTAGCAGAAGAAATACTCACTGAAAAATTAGAAGGATTGCCCGATTTGAATGTGGAAATGAAATACTCCTGTGAATAATGAGTGCAATTACTTGATTGCACCCAGAACAGCGAATATTTACTAAATCATTCCAGTTCCTTTACGTCGTTGGTCATTATTTTCTGTCAATTCACCGGGGTTATGTTCATTAATTTCTCGAAGTTCCTTAAGGCGTTCTGCTGCATCTCTGGTTAGTTCTTCTCGCGCATCACCTGGAACTTGATAATACATTTCCGGTTCTACCGGATAGTTGTTCAACAGACCTTCTTGATCAACTGTGTAACCATCGGTGGTGCGGACGCTTTCATCATTACTTTGGTCATCTGTAGGCGCACTTGAGAGTTTTTCTTCCGTGGGAATTTTTTTATAATTTTCTCCTTCTCTGGCTATGCGTGCTGCTGTTTCTGCCGGAATGATGCCTCGATCATATGTATCTGAATCAACCCGATGAGCAGAATCAATTGTTTTTTTACCTGCTTCATTAGCCATCAATTTAGTCCTCGTTATCTTTGTATAACTTCGAGACTAGATTATAATTTTGGAGATAGTAAATATACTATCTAAAGAAGTATATATATTAAGAATATTTACTAAACTTCTCTGTCTAAAGATTTATTCATCATATAAAAAATAGTCAATGACTCAATAAGTTATTCCCAAAGCCTAAAACGAGGCAATTTCGTTCATTCAGATCATGGTAAGTTTGTATAAGTAGGTAAACAGAAAAATTTAAAGGTATGTGAAGAAAAGTAAATAGGGCTGAAACCCTCTTTCCCTCTGCTCCCTGCCCCCTGCTCCCTGCCTTACCCCAACGACAATTTTTAACGCCCACCTACTTAGTGCGTAAGTCCTAAACTCTTCCAAACTCTTATTCCTCCGTGTCCTCTGCGCTGATTTTATTCATGATTTTACGTAAGTCATGACTACAGAAGATGGCAAATTGCTGGAGTTAAAAACTGAAAACTAAAGCATGGCTTACGCCAAGCTGTGCTATCAACTATTTTTAGTTGAATTAAATAAAAAATTTAGGGTAGAAACTGCCTACCCTAACTTCAATTAGCTAATGAATTTATCTTCAAAAGCACTGAAAAATTTAATCTCAAAGTTGCTGTTTCAGCAAACTAACTTTCTGCGATAATTCCTGCCGTGTTTCAGCTTTGATGAGATAACGGAAAGTAAACCAGATGGCATAAACTAAACCAATTATCTCAAAAATAGGTGCTAACAACGGTACATCATCAATAGCATCTAGGATTGCTAGAGCTACTTTGACGGTCACAAGGGCAGATAAGATTAAAACAACAGTTAGTAAAGCCTGCTTGTTTTGGTTCAAAAAACTACCTAAATAATCAGGTAGCTGCGCTAAGAAGTCGAAAATTTGTCTGTTAATTCGCTGCCATTGAGCTTCTGGTTCCTTAGCTGGCGGAAGCTTTGGCAAATTTGCAGCTTCTGCACCCTCAAGAGCTAAAAAATCTTGAGAAGAAACGGAATTAGCTGATCCTGGTTGCTGTTGTTGAGTTTCCATAATGTTTGCCATTTGGCGGCCACAACAGTTTTGATAAGTAACTGGACTTAAATTAATATACCAGTCTAGACTGAAAATACCCCAGTCAAAAAAATTTCTCTTTTAACAGAGAAGTCTCTTCAGGTTCGCTTATTTTTAGGTTGTGAGCAGAGTATCGCCCTACTGTGATTGTCAATGGTGCAAGATATCAGCAGACTTAGTAGTGATAACTGTTAATAGTTTCAGCTTTTTGGTGGTATGGTCTTAGCTTTGACAATTACTTTTTTCACTCCCTTAATTTCTTTTGTTAAAGGTTCAATCTTTGCTAACTGATCTTCCTGACTCACAGTTCCTGTTACTGTAACTGTACCATCTTTAGTCGCATTAACTGTTAATGCACTACCAGGAATATTCGCCTCTAATTTAGAGCGGACTTCACTTGCTAAGTCGGCTGCGGCT contains the following coding sequences:
- a CDS encoding CAAD domain-containing protein is translated as MANIMETQQQQPGSANSVSSQDFLALEGAEAANLPKLPPAKEPEAQWQRINRQIFDFLAQLPDYLGSFLNQNKQALLTVVLILSALVTVKVALAILDAIDDVPLLAPIFEIIGLVYAIWFTFRYLIKAETRQELSQKVSLLKQQL
- a CDS encoding YegS/Rv2252/BmrU family lipid kinase, producing the protein MNRSACLIFNPVAGQGNSELELEQIRTILEPEIDLDIYFTTAEIDADELAKAAVARGVEEIIVSGGDGTLSAAAAAVINTSIPFGIISRGTANAFASALNIPNTIVAACETILQGKTRTVDIAYCNDQPMVLLVGIGFEAGAVEKADREAKNRFGMVAYILAGIQELQNLQKFAVEIETENKIIRTIASAVTVANAAPPTSVLAQGPAGIIFDDGLLDLTIVAPESKAGAIAATFHLFQTASTGIAAERDDIGYLRSKQFKITTDPPQKIVIDGEIVGTTPVEIKCIPGGLKIFVPSVAEEILTEKLEGLPDLNVEMKYSCE